The Prosthecobacter algae genome has a segment encoding these proteins:
- the ilvN gene encoding acetolactate synthase small subunit, whose amino-acid sequence MSDRIPATTDKKPAPQADIINIHTLSVHVNNQPGVLGRICAVFSRRGFNIESLVVSQTRDPRFSRMTIGISGHPEGLHQIIMQVNKLIDVIHCVEHTDRDAVAKELVLVKISAGPDQRTEILQIVEHYGGKTVDLQEDSLIAMITGNTDKVDAAVRLLSKFDIVETVRTGKVVMARGLETT is encoded by the coding sequence ATGAGCGACCGCATCCCCGCCACCACGGACAAAAAGCCCGCCCCGCAGGCGGACATCATCAACATCCACACGCTGAGCGTGCACGTGAACAATCAGCCCGGCGTCCTCGGCCGCATCTGCGCCGTCTTCAGCCGCCGCGGGTTCAACATCGAGTCCCTCGTCGTGTCCCAGACACGGGATCCCCGCTTCAGCCGCATGACCATCGGCATCAGCGGCCATCCCGAAGGCTTGCACCAGATCATCATGCAGGTGAACAAGCTCATTGATGTGATCCATTGCGTGGAGCACACCGACCGCGACGCCGTGGCCAAGGAACTCGTGCTGGTGAAAATCTCCGCGGGTCCAGATCAGCGCACCGAGATCCTGCAAATCGTGGAACACTACGGCGGCAAGACCGTGGACCTCCAGGAAGACAGCCTCATCGCCATGATCACCGGCAACACCGACAAGGTGGACGCCGCCGTGCGCCTGCTGAGCAAGTTCGACATCGTGGAAACCGTGCGCACCGGCAAGGTGGTGATGGCACGCGGCCTGGAGACGACCTAG
- the carA gene encoding glutamine-hydrolyzing carbamoyl-phosphate synthase small subunit: MKAILALEDGRYFEGESFGAPGTRTGEICFNTSMCGYQEVLTDPSYRGQIVAMTYPMIGNYGINGLDDESSEPHVRGFVIEELCDVPSNWRSTQSLDAYLKQHNIPGIQGIDTRALTKHLRTLGAMRSVITTEVSTVEEAVKLAQESAPMSGSDFVKEVTTKSIYTWDPESQLSRQWDIPSPSQNREGGPEGAFHPLPEARHHIVAYDFGMKRNILRGLRQSGFHVTVVPATATAEEVLARNPDGIFLSNGPGDPAALNYIHKEVKQLIGKKPIFAICLGHQILGHAYGGKTFKLKFGHRGGNQPVKDLRTGKVSITSQNHGFAIDPASLPSNVEVTHINLNDGTVEGMRHREAPVLSVQYHPEAAPGPNDAKYFFEEFAKLIDSAD, from the coding sequence ATGAAAGCAATTCTGGCACTCGAAGACGGACGGTATTTTGAAGGCGAATCCTTTGGCGCTCCCGGCACACGCACGGGGGAAATCTGCTTCAACACCTCCATGTGCGGTTATCAGGAAGTCCTCACCGACCCCTCCTATCGTGGCCAGATCGTCGCCATGACCTACCCGATGATCGGCAACTATGGCATCAACGGCCTGGACGATGAAAGCAGCGAGCCGCACGTACGCGGCTTCGTCATCGAAGAACTTTGCGACGTGCCCAGCAACTGGCGCAGCACCCAGTCGCTGGATGCTTACCTCAAGCAGCACAACATCCCCGGCATCCAGGGCATTGACACCCGTGCGCTGACCAAGCACCTGCGCACGCTCGGTGCCATGCGCTCCGTCATCACCACGGAAGTCAGCACGGTGGAAGAGGCCGTGAAACTGGCTCAGGAAAGCGCCCCCATGAGCGGCAGCGACTTCGTCAAGGAAGTCACCACCAAAAGCATCTACACCTGGGATCCGGAGAGCCAACTCAGCCGCCAGTGGGACATCCCTAGCCCGAGCCAGAACCGCGAAGGCGGCCCTGAAGGCGCCTTTCATCCCCTGCCCGAGGCCCGCCATCACATCGTCGCGTATGACTTCGGCATGAAGCGCAACATCCTGCGCGGCCTGCGCCAGAGCGGCTTCCACGTCACCGTCGTCCCGGCCACCGCGACCGCCGAAGAAGTGCTGGCCCGCAATCCCGACGGCATCTTCCTGTCCAACGGCCCTGGGGATCCAGCCGCGCTGAATTACATCCATAAGGAAGTGAAGCAGCTCATCGGCAAAAAGCCCATCTTCGCCATCTGCCTCGGCCACCAGATTCTCGGCCACGCCTACGGCGGCAAGACCTTCAAGCTGAAGTTCGGCCATCGCGGCGGCAACCAGCCCGTCAAGGACTTGCGCACCGGCAAGGTGTCCATCACCAGCCAGAACCACGGCTTTGCCATCGATCCCGCCAGCCTGCCCTCCAATGTGGAAGTGACGCACATCAACCTCAACGACGGCACCGTGGAAGGCATGCGCCACCGCGAAGCCCCCGTCCTGAGCGTGCAATACCACCCCGAAGCCGCCCCCGGCCCGAACGACGCGAAGTACTTCTTCGAAGAGTTCGCCAAGCTGATCGACAGCGCAGACTGA
- a CDS encoding lysophospholipid acyltransferase family protein — translation MISGLIAGSLRMATGALARWHGCGPELRQRIYFANHTSNLDGPLLWASLPAPLRMRTRMVAAHDYWSVGRLRPWLAQSVFRAVLIERKKPTAECNPLDTMLQALGDDHSLIIFPEGGRQTSPDPQPFKAGLFHLAKRRPEVELVPVWMENLNRILPKGEFLPAPLLGSLVFGTPIRLEAGETKVDFLERARQSVICLRETTCS, via the coding sequence ATGATTTCAGGTCTCATCGCAGGCTCCTTACGTATGGCCACCGGGGCGCTCGCCCGCTGGCACGGCTGCGGCCCCGAACTTCGCCAGCGCATCTATTTTGCCAACCACACCAGCAACCTGGACGGTCCCCTCCTCTGGGCCAGCCTGCCCGCCCCCCTCCGAATGCGCACCCGCATGGTGGCCGCCCATGACTACTGGAGCGTGGGAAGACTGCGCCCCTGGCTGGCCCAAAGCGTCTTCCGCGCCGTACTCATCGAACGGAAAAAGCCCACTGCCGAGTGCAACCCACTCGACACCATGCTTCAGGCCCTGGGCGACGACCACTCGCTGATCATTTTCCCCGAAGGCGGCCGCCAGACCAGCCCAGACCCGCAGCCCTTCAAGGCAGGGCTTTTCCACCTGGCCAAACGCCGCCCGGAGGTGGAACTGGTGCCTGTGTGGATGGAGAATCTGAACCGCATCCTACCCAAGGGCGAATTCCTGCCCGCACCACTGCTGGGCAGCCTAGTCTTTGGCACGCCCATCCGCCTGGAGGCGGGGGAGACGAAGGTGGACTTCCTGGAGCGCGCGCGCCAGTCTGTGATCTGCCTGCGCGAGACCACCTGCTCTTAA
- a CDS encoding HesA/MoeB/ThiF family protein yields the protein MPDLPELTETDRALYEWQMWVPGMGEAGQRKLKGATVLISRVGGLGGLVALELAAAGVGRLILAHGGNLKLPDLNRQLLQTRAHVGLPRMDNIVTRLKELNPDCEIVGVKENITEANAAALVALADVVVDAAPLFQERLALNAAAMRGGKPMVECAMHTLEATVTTFLPGRSGCLACYVPEVPPTWTRQFPVFGAVSGTAACLGAMEVIKLITGLGTPLAGEMLCMDLGSMGFRRVKLPRRSDCEVCGSL from the coding sequence ATGCCCGACCTGCCTGAACTCACTGAAACCGACCGCGCCCTCTATGAATGGCAGATGTGGGTGCCGGGCATGGGCGAGGCAGGGCAGCGAAAGCTGAAGGGGGCGACGGTGCTGATCTCCCGTGTGGGCGGGCTGGGCGGACTGGTGGCGCTGGAGCTGGCGGCGGCGGGTGTGGGGCGGCTGATCCTGGCGCATGGGGGCAACCTGAAGCTGCCGGACCTGAACCGCCAGCTCCTGCAAACCCGTGCCCATGTGGGGCTGCCGCGCATGGACAACATCGTGACCCGGCTGAAGGAGCTGAACCCGGACTGCGAGATCGTGGGGGTGAAGGAAAATATCACGGAAGCCAATGCTGCGGCGCTTGTGGCCCTGGCGGATGTGGTGGTGGATGCGGCCCCGCTTTTCCAAGAGCGGCTGGCGCTGAATGCTGCTGCTATGCGTGGGGGCAAGCCAATGGTGGAATGTGCCATGCACACGCTGGAGGCGACGGTGACGACCTTTCTCCCTGGTCGGTCCGGCTGCCTGGCCTGCTATGTGCCAGAGGTGCCGCCGACATGGACGCGGCAGTTCCCGGTCTTTGGCGCGGTCTCCGGCACGGCGGCCTGCCTGGGAGCGATGGAGGTGATCAAGCTGATCACGGGATTGGGCACGCCGCTGGCGGGCGAGATGCTGTGCATGGACCTGGGCAGCATGGGATTTCGCCGGGTGAAGCTGCCACGGCGGAGCGACTGCGAAGTGTGTGGGAGCCTGTGA
- a CDS encoding alpha/beta hydrolase family protein produces MKSLLLLLLPLSVYAGRFPEKTPDSPGARMLDSYMQQQTADIEEKGGLKDITTKEDWLAKAPGYRKQLAEMLGLDPIPEKSPLQATKTGEVKGDGYFIENMHYQAVPGLYVTANFYLPTKVEKPLPTILYVCGHSSVMKGGVSYGNKTGYHHHGIWFARHGYACLIIDTVQLGEIRGEHHGTYSKGRWWWMSRGYTPAGLEAWAGIRALDYLETRPEVDKTRFGITGRSGGGAYSWWVAALDERIKAAAPTAGVTTMRNHVVDGCVEGHCDCMFQVNTYRWDYERLVALVAPRPLLICNTDKDDIFPIGGVFNIYQNVRRIYSLLGQEKNIGLQVAEGPHKDLQPLNNGAFHWFERHLKGADPMAVLDEGAKKSLAPEVLRVFKELPKDEKNTKIDESFVPAATAPSPATAKGEWETQKTAWMKSLQEKVFVNWPQDAPALTLTPAGSAAQDGVRLTAYDFQTDSAFRLRLYIAHREGLKAEDLELVALNVLDAQGWQDFTASYGTHFGKLIEGPATAAKDESAFESEKKMFQSFKWGMAYVCPRGIGPTEWTGSEKAQAQRLRRFYLAGQTLDSMRVWDIRRTVQGLKQVPGFAKTPLWLQGHREMAANALYASLFEDGITRLDLHDLPTSHQQGPAYLNVLKFLDLPQAAALAAEKTRVILYSPDPAAWDYATSTVKNLGWPEKQWQIRKPAP; encoded by the coding sequence ATGAAGTCCCTCCTCCTGCTCCTGCTGCCACTGTCTGTTTATGCCGGACGTTTCCCTGAAAAGACCCCGGACTCCCCCGGTGCGCGCATGCTGGACAGTTACATGCAGCAGCAGACGGCGGACATTGAGGAAAAAGGCGGCCTGAAGGACATCACCACGAAAGAAGATTGGCTGGCCAAGGCCCCTGGGTACCGAAAGCAGCTCGCCGAAATGCTGGGGCTGGATCCCATACCGGAAAAGTCACCGCTGCAGGCCACCAAGACCGGTGAGGTGAAGGGCGATGGGTACTTCATTGAAAACATGCACTACCAGGCGGTGCCGGGTCTGTATGTGACGGCCAATTTCTACCTGCCCACGAAGGTGGAAAAACCGCTGCCCACCATCCTCTATGTGTGCGGCCACTCCAGCGTGATGAAGGGCGGCGTGAGCTATGGCAACAAGACCGGTTATCACCATCACGGCATCTGGTTTGCCCGTCATGGTTATGCATGCCTGATCATTGATACCGTGCAGCTCGGCGAGATTCGCGGGGAGCACCACGGCACCTACAGCAAAGGCCGCTGGTGGTGGATGTCGCGCGGCTACACCCCCGCCGGGTTGGAGGCCTGGGCAGGCATCCGGGCGCTGGACTATCTGGAAACGAGACCCGAGGTGGACAAGACCCGCTTTGGCATCACCGGCCGCAGCGGCGGCGGGGCCTACTCCTGGTGGGTGGCCGCCCTGGATGAGCGGATCAAAGCCGCTGCCCCCACAGCAGGCGTGACAACGATGCGAAATCATGTGGTGGACGGCTGCGTCGAAGGCCACTGCGACTGCATGTTCCAGGTCAATACCTACCGCTGGGACTACGAACGCCTCGTCGCCCTGGTGGCCCCTCGTCCCCTGCTGATCTGCAACACAGACAAGGACGATATCTTCCCCATCGGCGGCGTCTTCAACATCTACCAGAACGTCCGTCGCATCTACTCTTTGTTAGGCCAGGAAAAGAACATCGGCCTCCAGGTGGCTGAGGGCCCGCACAAGGACCTGCAACCTCTTAACAACGGAGCCTTCCACTGGTTCGAACGCCATCTCAAAGGGGCCGATCCCATGGCCGTGCTGGACGAGGGTGCTAAAAAGTCCCTGGCACCCGAAGTACTGCGAGTCTTCAAAGAACTGCCCAAGGACGAAAAGAACACCAAGATTGACGAGAGCTTTGTCCCCGCTGCTACCGCGCCTAGCCCTGCCACGGCCAAGGGCGAGTGGGAAACACAAAAGACCGCCTGGATGAAGTCCCTGCAGGAAAAAGTCTTCGTCAACTGGCCCCAGGATGCCCCGGCCCTGACGCTGACCCCGGCAGGCAGTGCCGCGCAGGATGGGGTGCGCCTAACCGCTTATGATTTTCAAACCGACAGCGCCTTCCGCCTGCGGCTCTACATCGCCCATCGCGAAGGCCTGAAGGCCGAGGATCTGGAACTCGTCGCGCTTAATGTCCTGGATGCCCAAGGCTGGCAAGACTTCACCGCCAGCTATGGGACGCATTTTGGCAAACTCATCGAAGGCCCCGCCACAGCGGCCAAGGATGAAAGCGCCTTTGAAAGCGAGAAGAAGATGTTCCAAAGCTTCAAATGGGGCATGGCCTATGTCTGCCCGCGCGGCATCGGCCCCACGGAATGGACGGGCAGCGAGAAAGCGCAGGCGCAGCGCCTGCGGCGTTTTTACCTGGCCGGACAGACGCTGGACTCCATGCGTGTCTGGGACATTCGCCGCACCGTGCAGGGCCTGAAGCAGGTGCCCGGTTTTGCCAAGACACCGCTGTGGTTGCAAGGTCATCGCGAGATGGCGGCCAATGCCCTCTATGCCTCCCTGTTTGAAGACGGCATCACCCGCCTGGATCTGCACGATCTGCCCACTAGCCATCAGCAAGGCCCGGCCTACCTGAATGTGCTGAAATTTCTCGACCTGCCCCAGGCTGCTGCCCTGGCTGCGGAAAAGACCCGTGTCATCCTCTACAGCCCTGATCCCGCCGCCTGGGATTACGCCACCAGCACGGTCAAAAACCTCGGCTGGCCGGAGAAGCAGTGGCAGATCCGCAAACCGGCACCGTAA
- the xseA gene encoding exodeoxyribonuclease VII large subunit codes for MEPDQVLSVTELTREIREVLQGHIGTVWVEGEISNHRLQGSGHQYFTLKDAGSQLSCVMFRGARSGVRLSDGAQVQVHGEISVYEPRGQYQMVVKQVQMKGQGSLQARFEALKRKLHEEGLFDQDYKQDIPKYPRVVALVTSPTGAAIQDMLNILTRRAPWIHVLVFPVRVQGQGVEKETIRALEMLNRAEAHGLPVPDTIVIGRGGGSIEDLWAYNEESLARAIFASQIPVISAVGHEIDFTIADFVADLRAPTPSAAAELLAPDVTELKRHFESLSRRLGGQVMTLLDRHEQTLDFIARGALKTAPAYQLQTAEQAVDDLEDNLKVAAKEQLRGLGDLIQERQQIIVEHHPRIMLMEAAHRLENQAQQLQQKISHKLERLADQVTSRAQLMKHLGPESILARGFSYTTDAQGNVIRDAADVEPGQTLVTRLQQGQVTSTAV; via the coding sequence ATGGAGCCTGACCAAGTACTGTCCGTCACCGAACTGACCCGCGAAATCCGCGAGGTGCTGCAGGGGCATATCGGCACGGTGTGGGTGGAGGGCGAAATCAGCAACCATCGCCTGCAGGGCAGCGGCCACCAATACTTCACGCTGAAGGATGCGGGTTCCCAACTTTCCTGCGTGATGTTTCGCGGGGCGCGCAGCGGGGTGCGGCTTTCAGACGGGGCGCAGGTGCAGGTGCATGGGGAGATCTCCGTGTATGAACCGCGCGGCCAGTACCAGATGGTGGTGAAGCAGGTGCAAATGAAAGGGCAGGGCAGCCTGCAGGCACGCTTTGAGGCGCTGAAGCGAAAGCTACATGAGGAGGGGCTCTTCGATCAGGACTACAAGCAGGACATCCCGAAATATCCGCGCGTGGTGGCGCTGGTGACTTCGCCCACGGGGGCGGCCATCCAGGACATGCTGAACATCCTCACACGGCGTGCGCCGTGGATCCATGTGCTGGTGTTTCCGGTGCGGGTGCAGGGCCAGGGCGTGGAGAAGGAAACCATCCGCGCGCTGGAGATGCTGAACCGTGCCGAGGCGCACGGACTGCCAGTGCCAGACACGATTGTCATCGGCCGTGGGGGTGGCAGCATCGAGGACCTGTGGGCCTACAATGAGGAGTCGCTGGCGCGGGCCATCTTTGCATCGCAAATCCCGGTGATCTCGGCGGTGGGGCATGAGATTGACTTCACGATCGCCGACTTTGTGGCGGACCTGCGTGCGCCCACACCAAGTGCGGCGGCAGAGCTGCTGGCCCCGGATGTGACGGAGCTGAAGCGGCACTTTGAATCTCTTTCACGCCGTCTCGGCGGGCAGGTGATGACACTGCTGGATCGGCATGAGCAGACGCTGGACTTCATCGCGCGCGGTGCCCTGAAGACAGCCCCGGCCTATCAACTGCAAACGGCGGAGCAGGCGGTGGATGATCTGGAGGACAACCTCAAGGTGGCGGCGAAAGAGCAGCTACGCGGCCTGGGCGACCTGATCCAAGAGCGGCAGCAAATCATCGTGGAACATCATCCGCGCATCATGCTGATGGAGGCCGCGCATCGGCTGGAAAATCAGGCGCAGCAGCTGCAGCAAAAGATCAGCCACAAGCTGGAGCGGCTGGCTGACCAAGTCACTTCACGTGCCCAGTTGATGAAGCATCTCGGGCCGGAATCCATCCTGGCGCGCGGCTTTTCCTACACTACGGATGCGCAGGGGAATGTGATCCGCGATGCGGCCGATGTGGAGCCGGGCCAGACGCTGGTGACGCGGCTGCAGCAGGGGCAGGTGACGAGTACGGCGGTTTAA
- a CDS encoding polysaccharide lyase 6 family protein: MRYFAALLLVPSLLLNAKDIPVTDLVSLEAGMKMAAPGDRIVLREGVWENTVVKFQGQGTAAAPITLCAAVPGKTVFTGASGLRIAGEHLVVEGLWFKDPDSSIGDSIEFRADSKRVAKHCRLTGCAITMAPEVASKTDKESRWVGLYGSDNRVDRCLLQGKVTKGTTLVVWLGGLSTGRHIIEHNHFGPREKLGKNGGETIRVGDSKTSMETAACIIRQNLFEKCNGEAECISNKSCGNLYQGNSFVEVSGTLTLRHGNGCTVEKNGFFGNGANGTGGIRLIGEDHVVKGNYLENLAGDDVRSGITFMMGLPDSPANGYFQVKGARVENNTLVHCEHPILIGMEGDKVPGKPSLAPMDCVIRGNKISSPKATVVEARCDVTGVTWQDNQFYGKELGLPETAGIAFGKEPTVEKLVPISREAVGPSWWK, translated from the coding sequence ATGCGTTACTTCGCCGCCCTCCTTCTGGTGCCGTCTTTGCTGCTGAATGCCAAAGATATTCCTGTCACAGATTTGGTTAGTCTGGAGGCTGGCATGAAGATGGCCGCTCCGGGAGACCGCATCGTCCTGCGCGAAGGCGTGTGGGAAAACACGGTGGTGAAGTTTCAGGGGCAGGGCACGGCGGCGGCCCCCATCACTCTCTGCGCGGCAGTGCCGGGCAAGACGGTGTTTACCGGGGCCTCCGGCCTGCGGATCGCAGGTGAGCATCTGGTAGTGGAAGGGCTGTGGTTCAAGGATCCTGATTCCTCGATTGGCGACAGCATCGAGTTCCGCGCGGACTCCAAGCGAGTGGCCAAACATTGCCGACTGACGGGCTGTGCGATCACGATGGCACCCGAGGTGGCCAGCAAGACGGACAAAGAATCCCGCTGGGTGGGACTCTACGGCAGTGACAACCGGGTGGACCGCTGCCTGCTGCAGGGCAAGGTGACCAAGGGCACGACGCTGGTGGTCTGGTTGGGCGGGCTGAGCACGGGCCGCCACATCATCGAGCACAACCACTTTGGCCCACGTGAAAAGCTGGGCAAAAACGGCGGCGAAACCATCCGCGTGGGCGACAGCAAAACGTCCATGGAAACGGCCGCCTGCATCATCCGCCAAAACCTTTTCGAGAAGTGCAATGGCGAGGCCGAGTGCATCTCCAACAAGTCCTGCGGCAACCTTTACCAGGGGAACAGCTTTGTGGAGGTCAGCGGCACCCTGACCCTGCGCCATGGCAACGGCTGCACGGTGGAAAAGAATGGGTTCTTTGGTAACGGAGCCAATGGCACAGGCGGCATCCGCCTCATCGGCGAGGACCATGTGGTGAAGGGCAACTACCTGGAAAATCTGGCCGGTGACGATGTGCGGTCCGGCATTACCTTCATGATGGGGCTTCCGGATTCACCAGCGAACGGCTACTTCCAGGTGAAGGGTGCGCGGGTGGAAAACAACACGCTGGTTCATTGCGAGCACCCGATCCTGATCGGCATGGAAGGGGACAAGGTGCCGGGCAAGCCGAGCCTGGCCCCGATGGACTGTGTGATCCGCGGAAACAAGATCAGCTCGCCCAAAGCAACCGTGGTGGAGGCCCGCTGCGATGTGACCGGAGTCACCTGGCAGGATAACCAATTTTATGGCAAGGAACTGGGGCTGCCGGAAACGGCAGGCATCGCCTTTGGCAAGGAGCCAACAGTGGAGAAGCTGGTCCCCATTTCCCGTGAGGCTGTGGGGCCAAGCTGGTGGAAGTGA
- a CDS encoding EF-hand domain-containing protein gives MKSHPSTLCLLGLLSMGATLAFSQEGDRKGPPPGGEGGSGNRLGEFLKRADTSGDGKISKEEFGALPRGGGDERFAKMDSNSDGYVDQAEIATMAEKMREGMRNRGSGEGGERRPGGEGGEGGFRRPPGDRPEGAPKPEGERPSGAPSPEGGRGPGGPGGPGGPGGPGGAIMIDEVFGRMDKNSDGSVDKEEYVAFSQQEIEGRFARTDENTDGKLTKEEMKAGMERMRNMMRGPGGQRGPGGPEGRGPGGEGGPRRGPEGGGEGGFRRPPTQDGEKGSPRPEFEKPEVKKDPA, from the coding sequence ATGAAATCACACCCATCCACTCTTTGTCTCCTCGGGCTGCTCTCGATGGGAGCCACTCTGGCCTTCTCTCAGGAAGGTGACCGTAAAGGCCCGCCCCCCGGGGGGGAAGGCGGCTCCGGCAACCGCCTGGGCGAGTTTCTGAAGCGCGCTGACACCAGCGGTGACGGCAAGATCAGCAAGGAAGAATTCGGTGCACTCCCCCGTGGCGGCGGTGATGAGCGTTTTGCCAAAATGGACAGCAACAGCGACGGCTATGTGGATCAGGCCGAGATCGCCACCATGGCAGAAAAGATGCGTGAAGGCATGCGCAATCGCGGCAGCGGTGAAGGTGGCGAACGTCGTCCCGGTGGTGAAGGTGGCGAGGGCGGTTTCCGCCGTCCGCCAGGGGATCGCCCAGAAGGCGCGCCGAAGCCAGAAGGTGAGCGTCCGTCGGGGGCCCCATCCCCTGAAGGTGGCCGCGGACCTGGGGGGCCCGGAGGCCCTGGTGGCCCTGGTGGCCCTGGTGGTGCCATCATGATTGATGAAGTTTTTGGCCGCATGGACAAGAACAGCGATGGCAGTGTGGACAAGGAAGAGTACGTGGCCTTCTCCCAGCAGGAGATCGAAGGCCGCTTTGCCCGCACCGATGAAAACACGGACGGCAAGCTGACCAAGGAAGAAATGAAGGCCGGCATGGAGCGCATGCGCAACATGATGCGCGGCCCAGGCGGCCAGCGTGGCCCTGGTGGCCCGGAAGGCCGTGGCCCTGGTGGTGAAGGCGGCCCGCGCCGTGGCCCTGAAGGTGGTGGTGAGGGTGGCTTCCGCCGCCCGCCCACGCAGGACGGTGAAAAGGGTAGCCCACGCCCTGAGTTTGAAAAGCCTGAGGTCAAAAAAGATCCGGCCTAA
- a CDS encoding phosphatidate cytidylyltransferase produces the protein MNLDRELTWLISGVVAILIIASVLTRILKKRARSEGARATMDNVLSRTRAWWGMVAVFTLAILIGQTGTIILFGLLSFMALREFITLTPTRPGDHRTLFWVFFIITPLHYWYLQDGWYGMFCIFIPVYAFLFVPMRSALAGDCERFLERTAKIQWGLLICVYCVSHAPALLMLDLKDYAGQNAKLLFWFVIIVEISDVLQYVWGKTCGKHKIAPSVSPNKTWEGLLCGGLCTVGIGAASWQVTPYSPLQAAGMSALIVLTGFLGGLVMSAIKRDRGVKDWGHAIAGHGGVMDRLDSLCFAAPVVFHITRYGFDSHVLLQRF, from the coding sequence ATGAATCTGGACCGTGAACTTACCTGGCTGATTTCCGGCGTTGTCGCCATCCTCATCATCGCCAGTGTGCTGACGCGGATCCTGAAGAAAAGGGCACGCTCTGAAGGAGCACGTGCAACGATGGACAATGTCCTGTCGCGGACCCGAGCCTGGTGGGGCATGGTGGCGGTGTTTACCCTGGCTATCTTGATCGGCCAGACCGGGACCATTATTTTGTTTGGTCTGCTGTCCTTCATGGCGCTGCGGGAGTTCATCACGCTTACGCCCACGCGCCCTGGAGATCATCGCACGCTGTTCTGGGTCTTCTTCATCATCACACCGCTGCACTACTGGTATTTGCAGGATGGCTGGTATGGCATGTTCTGCATCTTCATCCCGGTCTATGCCTTCCTGTTTGTGCCGATGCGCAGCGCTTTAGCTGGCGACTGCGAGCGGTTTCTAGAACGCACGGCGAAGATCCAATGGGGATTGCTGATTTGCGTGTACTGCGTCAGTCACGCCCCGGCGCTGCTGATGCTGGACCTGAAGGATTACGCGGGCCAGAATGCCAAGCTGCTGTTCTGGTTTGTGATCATTGTGGAGATCAGCGACGTGCTGCAATACGTGTGGGGAAAGACCTGCGGAAAGCACAAGATCGCGCCCTCCGTCAGCCCGAACAAAACCTGGGAAGGCCTCCTCTGCGGCGGTCTCTGCACGGTCGGCATCGGGGCGGCCTCCTGGCAGGTCACCCCTTACTCCCCGCTTCAGGCCGCAGGCATGAGTGCGCTGATCGTGTTGACCGGGTTCCTCGGCGGGCTAGTGATGTCAGCCATCAAGCGGGATCGTGGCGTGAAGGACTGGGGCCACGCCATCGCCGGGCACGGCGGAGTGATGGATCGACTGGATTCCCTGTGCTTTGCCGCCCCGGTGGTCTTCCACATCACGCGCTACGGCTTTGATTCCCACGTGCTGCTGCAGAGGTTTTGA